In the genome of Macrobrachium rosenbergii isolate ZJJX-2024 chromosome 44, ASM4041242v1, whole genome shotgun sequence, the window CAAAAGACTGTCAAGGTCTGGGAACATTCAAGACCACAATTGTGGGCATACTTATGAATGATGGAGTTATgatgaaacaagtgaaaatgaTTAGCTTAATGTCCTTCCTAAGAGACTGAAAAATCTTAAGAATTTAACTTAGAAATGTATCGCAAAAACGTGCCTCATTTCAACTGGAAATACCTGTACCAATATATTTCAGTTTCCAGTTAAAGAACAATTAAAGAATTAGACAAAGAATAATGTAGTGACATACCTTAGTATTCAAGACCCCCATAACCATATCAGTTAAAATAACCATAGGACTCTCATCTGTGGAATGaacaaaaacaccaacaaacACTTCCATGTCAGATCGGGctctctgaaaaaaaacaaagagattaTTTATAACGCCAAAATCTGAAGTAACTATCATCATCTTAAAGCcctgaattattatcattttattattaaactttcacCACCTTATACTACTAACTCTCCCCCAGATGAAAGTACTAGTGTGAAAGAGCAATACAGTACCAATTTTTAAAatctacagttaaaaaaaatcagcattctACTGTTTTCAACCTTCCATTCATTCATTACATTGGAGGAAcagaattttttatatctatactaCTGACCTGCTTGATATATAAGTTAACTTCAGAAACCAATTCTGTACCATATTACTTTCACTCTAAAGGCAAATAACATTCGtgacataaaacatgaaataatatcaGCAAATATTAATTTGCAGTTCAAGTACCCTAATTTAAACAACAAATCTTACTCTACAAAAGGTTTACATACCAATTTTGATTGACAGTTTTCCATTATTCTGTATATTGTACTCTTGCTTATGTTTGGAACTTCAGGATTTAAAGAAAGGAACCTATTTCTTGTCTCTTCTATCGTAATATCCTCTTTTTGTGATAGTATATCCATTATCATTTGTTCATGGTCGTCtgacaattttttctttcgtCCCGTTGACGTTTTCCTTTGTATTCTATGTTCCTTTTTAAAAACCTGAACTACTGACGAGACAGTGGACTTGGCTAAATGCATAAAATCAGCAACTTCTCTGATGGTTCTATTTTCATTGAAGAATAAACTGTAAaaaggtcaatatatatatatatatataaaatttaatatatagaCGTTAAAATAAGAAAACCTAAACATTAAGCAATAGTTAATGGCCCtaattatatattcaatgtaATGTGTGAAAAAGTACACCacaatctttcatttttataaatattcaaacatCAGTAACTTGCAAGgacattacaataatttttacatCTGAAATAGCACTGTTTGCCAGAAATAGTTTGTGCATATACTGAtaaaccaaaaacaaccaaacttCATGATACATGTCCAGTTTAATTTTAAGAGTCTTCCCAAAATGTACATAACGTTTCTCAACCAGATCTTCAAGCAGAAACTTACTTCTTAAACaactgataaaaaagtaaaataattaatggGCATAAGGAATTCTtcatatctaataaaaataaaagacatttcaaaCTCTTATAAAGAATGAGGGTAAAAGAGCCTAGCTTACCtaataatcatttctctctcagcAATAGAAAGTGATCTTCTCTGCCTGCTGATGTCTTTGTCGACAGAACTTGTTTCAATTGGCCCACTCTCTTCCATTATGCTTACACTAGGCTCTAGTAAGATGTGGTTATTTGAACTTTCTGAGTCTCCAGTCTGCTAAGatgaaaatcatgaaattttaagttcaatatatatcttcttaagGTTAAAAGTTTACTGGACttaaaaaaatgcacaataatgatgtaaaaaattagttttaagaaTAATACAGTATGCACTTTATCTCATGGAAGCTAATCAgaacttcaaacatttttttcaatatcaCAACTGAAacaacattatgaaaaataacctaaaattttcagtatttcaaatcAGTGATATAGTCttacatatgtaatcaactgCATTTTACCCAAAActtcattcataaacaataaattatctcaaatacaaattaaacaaatatgtTTTCACTGAAAATGGAGTACCTTAGAAACTACTGTTTTGGGCCGTCCTCTTTTCTTGGAACCCCATAATATGTATCTTTCTATGGGCTCAAGATATCGTTCGGGAGGTGGATCCATACCTATTAGtcctttctagaaaaaaaaattaaattaaagttgtATTAATATATCTGTGTACTAGGCAATGCTCCATAACAAAAACACTACTTACACAGTATCTTAACAAATTATGATATAACAAGGTACTTCAAaccaaattagagagagagagagagagagagagagagagagagagagagagagagagagagagagagagagagagagagagagagagagagagagagagagagagagagagagtggtaactAACACGCTCAGACTTTAACTGCTTTTACATAGTTGAACCcatttccacagaaaaaaaattatattagcttTTGTGTGCACTGTAATGCAGTACTGCATATTCTATTGTATTTCATTACTTGTCTATGCCTTAAAGAAGATGTGATAATTTACAAGGGGCAAGAGATACACCATTATGTCCCACTAATCATCCTTATGCCAAATGTCTGATCATTGATATATTTGAGGTCCCACATTTATGATAATGGCTTAAAATACTAGTACTGTAATGTTCCACTGGCTGGAAAGTATCCCAGACACTTATTAACATATATCTGTATTGTATGCATATGTCAaaaaccatatactgtacagtatacagatattgtactatattatattaaaatttgggTTTCAGATTTTAggcaaatttgtatttatatgaagGGTCATGGAACTAATTCCTCATATATATGGAGCAACTATAgtactgtaatacagtacagaTGCATGATATTTCAGGTGTATAACCtgtgaatgagagaaataatCCATACAAAGATTTCCACAGTCTGATTTGCCATTAAaccttatgaaaataatttatttcaataaaagtaaaatttatttacatgctTCTACACAGAATATATCACAGCCTCCCCCAACATTATgtgatgcaaagggcctctgtgatgTTCTACTAGTCTCATACTTTTCATCCACTCATCCCAtcaaaatatacatgtacataaaaaatGTCCCCTTATACAATAGATGTCAAATTCAAGAGACCTACCTTCCCTCTTTCTAGTGTTCTATAAATAGTTGTTTTTGATATGTGACCAAATTCAGGATACTGTTGGAGGAAGCGATTTCTTATTTCATCAACAGAAATATTGTCTCTTTCTCGTGACATCTCAAACAACTGGAACTCCTGAGCTGTGGTAAGACGTCGTTTTCTCCCGGTAGCTGTCTTCTTGTGTATTCTGTGCTCCTTCTTAAACACTTGTACAACAGACATAACTGTAGACTGAGGCAGACCCATATATCTCGCAACctacaaaagaaatatgaaatatctttatGTGCCATAATTTCATAGAGTACAATACAAAATtctgataaatatgatgaaagatactttaccattttttctaagAACACTTGAAATAATGTGAAACCAGCTATAAACTATTTATAAGGGTAGACCAGTCCAAAAAATAAAGGCCACAAAAATAGTTACATTTATCTTATCTCACAAAATAATTTTGGATATGGGATTAGTATATTCCAAATATACCAATTAATTACTGTAGTTTCAAAATGCAAGTTTCTTGATCAACCTGTATTCTGTCTGGagaaaaaattttctgaaatacacATTTCTTTAATGTTAAATTAAAACTGATTGTTATTCTGAGCAAAAGTCAAGCAGCTTTTCAGTGAGAAAAAGGTTAAGCACTTCCACATGGACAGCTGTTGGCTTAAAATAATGGTAAAGCATATCCTTCAGTAATAGAAATAACTGTCTACTAGGTTTAGATGGACTTAAAAAGTACCTCAAACTGGGGAACATGCTACCATTAtaactggaaaatgttttttcttatagGCTCACAATCTTCCTAATTATGAAGTATAAAACAGTACAATACTAGAGCTTGGaatgattatgaaataattatgtaaGCAAACTGATTAACTAATTAATGTCAGGACTACAAGCATTTAATAAGTATCATTATGTCAATATGACCTAAATAAATTCTAACAACCCAGAAAGCTTAAGTACTACTTAGATTATTGAAGTAAAAAAGTTACTGTATGTTAACTACCTCTCTTgacgttttcttttcattaaagacAAGATCAATGATCATTTCTCTGTGTGAAGGTGAAAGTCGTCTTCTCTGtactttaatctttttcttttcgagAACTGTTTCATCTGGTTCCTCCACAGTTGCAGCAAAATACTTGGCTGGAGCACCACTGGAACAGGCCTGTGCATTTCCATCTGAGATCTCTGATTGACTCTGTTGACTCTGGTGATCCACCTGGGCAGGTTCTAAATGTGTTTCTATTCGTGTTTCAATGGCTTCAATCTGAGTTTCCATGTGAGACTCTATTCGGGCCTCAAGACGGGGTTCTAGGTGAGGCTCTAAGCGAGTTTCTAAGTGAGTCTCCAAGCGAGGTTCTAGTCGAGCCTCAATGCCCGAATCTACTGGTGTTACTTCTACTATAGCTTGAGGTtcctgtgcattttcaaataAACATCAGAAAGACATCATACAATTGTATAAAAGTACTGGAGACAGCAGactattttacatttttggcaagtaaaaaatagttttctcAGAGTATTTCAATCATGTTGAGAACTTTATTCAAATAGAGACACAATCTTTAGAAAGAAATACTATCTTATTCACATAAATATTTACTCCATACCTGTCTTGGTTGTTGATTAGCTTGTGGTTCTGACAGGCCATTTGCAAAATCATCATGAGGCACAGCGTTGGCCATTGTTGTGATGTCTTGTGACATATTTGTTGGGACTGTGTTGTTTGTACCTGCTCCTCCAAGATTTCCCATATCTGAAGAGGGAACAGGATTGGCCACAGGGTTACCAACAACTGGAGTGGAGGGAGAACCTGGACCAGCAATCCAGAATGATGTAAAAGACTGAGATGTTGGAGGCTCACCAGCTGATGACATGCTGACCCTAAAgcagaaaaagtaaaatgttaaaaaactgtaacaaacattaacaagaaaatacGAATAGAAGGTTAACAGATCGTTTTCTTCAGTATACATACCTTCCACTTTTGTTACTGCCTTGATACTAGATAAGGCTGCAGTTGCAGCTGAAAACAATCAAGCAGTAGACTGACCATGTGTGAGACCCACCACAGCTGAGGAAACctcttacaaacaaacaaaatttcagttttcacCTCAGTTTGGAGACTCAACATGTAGAATAAACAAAGGGATATTGGTGGCACGCAAGTAAGTATCACTGAGAAATTTCTTTGCCCAACTTACAACCTTTCTCATTTTTAACTAACCCAAGTAACTAAAGAGGAAGGTAACTGACTCTGCAAATGAGGCTGTCTCCTTTCCAGGACCTACCCTTGTCTTGGCATGTGATCATCTAACTCCTGCAAAAGCTGGCAAAAAGTTCCCTTAGAGTAGCCTTCTCCAAACCTACAGTGGGGAGGGTGCAGTCAACATCAGTGTACTGTATTACGTCCACATTCACAACATGGTATCTCTATATTGGCTTTTCTCTGTATATGGGAGAAAATGCAAAAGACAAGCAGGAGCTTCTACTTCTTATCAGGCAAAAAACTGGGACCACCTCCCTGTCAATTCAAGCGGTCCTCTacatgaagatgaagaaagaaagaaaccttaACTGTTCTTCAATCTCTTGTTCATGTGATCCCTCCTCAGTCTCCATCATGTCCAAATGAAACACATACTCTACTAGCTGTATAGTCTTGCTGACCATACCCTACTTGACCACTAATGGGATGTGCTCCATCTTGTTAAGGTTTGAGCTGGCTATTTCAATGATTACTGGGTTTGTCCTGATCCTGCTCTGATCCTCCATTACTAGGTATGTGGAGTCTGGGTCCTAGCTGACCAGCCTGGTTGGACTCTTATTGACTGTACTGTAATGTACCCACCATAAAAAGCTTTTCTCTGACTGACAGGAACTGCACAGTTCTGCCAAGACAGGAACACTGGATGATAGCTGCTCCACTCTACAGTGATTATTCTCATCTCAGTCTTATCCTTCTTCTACTCCTCCTGTAATGTGTCTATTTCCACTGAGTTTCAGCACCTTCAATTGCAGGCCAAGCTTTAGCCACAAAATTTTGAATCATTGGCATCCAGTAGCATCTCTGTAGCCTTGGCTAAACATTCTGTGGTGACCAAAGGACACCTCCACCACTGACTCCAACAATTCTGCCATCAAGTACATGATTACTCCCCTACTTCCTGTCTCAATCAATTTGATAACACTTTAGGCCCTGTCATATTCTGCCTGGCTCAGAACTCAAAGTAACTAGACTATCAGCACATGAAAGCTGGACAATGAAAACTGTCTACAGAGAATGGCAGAGCAGATTTTGCAAACTCTGAGACTAGAGAAATCTCAATGTCAGTAGACTCGGCATAACCAAATCCTGCTAACATACATCTACATCAATTTGTCCAAGATCCATACTTCTCCTGAACCATTTAAACACTCTAGACAAATACAATTAGAACAAGTTATATTTGAGACTGTTGGTGGAATCTATAAAACTGTTGCAGATCAAGCCACTCCCACCACTGGGCAAATATGCTGTACTGCAATGACATTGCAGTACCTTACTTCTGCAATGGGACACTGAAGAAAAGTACAGATTTGTAATGCAAGGAAATGACATTTATTCTTACTACTCGGTAAACTGCCACTACTTCACCTCAGACACGTAAACAACACCAACGAAAGTATTAATTAGTATATACAGCAAAGGATAACAAGCACAATACAAAGTTGGGAATTTATAttcttatgaaaaggaaaataagagtgCTTGTATGGTGGAGCTTCAGTTACACTGACATACAACACAAAACATAACCAACCCATAGAAATATCACAATAACTATACTGCAGTACAAAACAAAATTCCCAGATGTTGACTTTACAGTGCCATCAATGTAATGAAGTGGTTGAAAGAATGTGCATAATCAAGCTATATgtaaactactaaaaaaaaaatgtgaaatgaaagcCTTTTTTCTTAAGTGAGACTGTGGGCTCCTCTTCCCATGAAGTGGTCATAACAATACAGCATCTAATTACTGCTTCACTCCTTCAGGTAAAAGTGAGAGAGCTTAATGATTCATATAATTACAACATTACTATGGGAATTAGCCCATATTTCCAGCACACTACTACACTCGGGCAATTGATAACTTTATGGCAAGCATTAAATACTCTAATTcaaacaattacatttttctttaattaccagCCACAGTAAAGATGAGAAAGAAACATGCACTGAGATATAAATGCATAACAAAAAATTCTCAGCTCTGAACAACATCCCAATTTATTGACAATAAAATTAGGATCAATATAGAAAATTAATCGAGCCACGTGCAGAGTTGATTTCCGGTACTCCAAGTAGACCTCCAATGCACACAGTCAACATGTTGTAATCCATGAGTAAAAATTGCTGTATACTTTCATTGCACAAAGCAGACTTCTCGTATATATATGACAGCTTAATAGTGAACTAAGTAAGCTTCTAGTACAAAGAGTAGACTTCCAGGATATGAGATATTTCCAGTCAAAGTAGAATATTTCCAGCATGTAAAGTCAATGACTCTTACACATGAAGATTGTCAATACAAAAACAACATCAATTCCAGGTCAGAAGAATGTTTCTGGTGTGCATTATACAGAGTAGATTTGTAGTATTCGAAAGAGATTTTCAATGCACAGTCGATAATCGTTGTCAGGGAACCTCACACTGCACACTGTTGGCCTTACTTAACGGTACTTTGCAGCATCcctctggcccctagctgcaacattttcattccttttattgtatctccattcatatttgctgatttccatcttactttccaccctctcctagcaactgaTCCAACattatttcagcgctgaatgacttcataggtcccagcgcttggcctttggcttaaattttagaTTCCAATCCAATCCATCAACTAATAAATGTCACATACCGTAGGAACTACTGTAAGTGTCCCAGAATGACCACAAATTCAtccaaaaataaactgaaatgtaaCATgcctcacagaaaatgcaaataaagccCAGATGTCCTGTACCAAATTACAGTGACCAAAGCTTCACCTCAGTTGCAAACAAATGCAACTATTAatgtaaaaactgcaaaaaatgcCTGAATTATTCTAATAAATCCCTGTAAGATGAATATtctgtacaaaaaataataataattaaactaagCCAATGAACCCTTACCTGATCATGGAACTGCTGACACTCTGGGTGGCGCAGCTACTGGGAAGTTTGTCTGTCACAGTGATTTCTGACATTTTGTTTCtgtgaatgaaaatggaaaaaaaaatcttttatgaaaattggattatgtaatatatatcattaatggCCAACACTATTCATTTAATAGAAGAAGGGAtggggaagagggaagaaggcatggggaggagggaagaaggatggggaggagggaagaaggcatggggaggagggaagagggggtggggaggaggggaagaaggcatggggaggaggaagaggggtggggaggagggaagaggggtggggaggagggatgaggggtggggagagggaagaagggatggggaggagggaagaaggggtggggaggagggaagaaggggtgggaggagggaagagggggtgTGACAGAGGGAAGAGGGGGTGTGACAGAGGGATGAGGGGgttgggagagggaagggggtggggaagagggaagagggggatggagggagggatgagggggaagggggagaaggaagaaggggggtggggaggagggaagagggggggggaggagggaagagggggtgTGACAGAGGGATGAGGGGGTTGGGAGAGGGAAGAAGGGGTGGGGAGGATGGAAAAGGGGTGGATGGAGGgatgagggggtggggaggagggaaagggggtgGATGGAGGGatgaggggtggggaggagggaagaagggtggggaggagggaagaggggtgggggaggagggaagagggggtggggaggagggatggatgtatgatatttagggcaaaagcccaggcactggggccaagaaggccattcagcctgtaaaaaagagaaaataaattatgttaaggtaaatgaatttatgaattattgaaggaaatgattaataaataaaatgaagtgatgtgaccaataaataaaataaagatatggtttaatgaatgatgtgataatattatatactgtatataataaaaaatttaatgtcattaaaattctgtagaatgtaatatatatgttaggaaaaaaattaaatatccttaaaaatttttatacactttaaaaaaacaagagatgaTAGTAGAACTATCTGGAGGAAAGAAGGGGTGTGACGGAAGgatgagggggtggggaggagggaagtACAAGCATAAACCCAACCGCCATCCCCatataattaaattctttcaAAGTTATTGCTAAATCTCCCAAAGCCAAACGACTCGTTGCTAATCACATTACCGATCTCTcttaaattttcgtaaaaatacactttttttttcataatgtaacgaacaaagacaaacaaacaccctcaaataaaaaaataaccatctTAGACGAGGTAAAATATTTTTAGCCGAATTTCATTACCACTGACCTGACCAAAACCAACTATAACCACTGCACAATCACAAGCATAAGCATAATGACCGGTCTCTACACCAAGCAAATAtacctctgaagatggcttagttagcaataaagccgacactGGTCAGGATCTACAGCcgtgtttcatttcttccttgtGGTGTTCTGATGTACAATAAGCATACCTGTACAGGGCAAGGTCTAAAGAACAGGAAtagaatcgaatatagaatttgggccagagGGCCAAGTGTTGgggcctatgagatcattcagcgctgaaatggaaattgacagtagaaaggttttaaaagcTGTAacgggaggaagacctcgcagttgcactatgaagagGGTAGAGattaaggtggaagaaagataatatgagcggaggcacagtgaaaggaatgaaaggggttgcggctaggggccgaggggacgctgcatagaaccttaagtaatgcctactgtgcactgcATGAcatgcactggcggcactaacccaaGGGCTAAAGAATAGGTATGGGGATAACGAGTGCGTGAATGTACCTGTACGAGACAGGATTTTCATCCTCGCGTTCAGATAAAAGGGGGCCAGTATCCCCAGTTCAGAAAAACCTTCACATGTATACCTGCAAGCGTGTAATCTCCCTAACGCTGACTTTAAGGGGACGCAAAATAACAAACGAGTGTGCCCCGTTCATTAATCTTCTACTTTGTTTAATATTCTTCCTCTCCCTTTGAGCCAAATGAACGGCTTTTGCTCACCAGGGCGTCAAAAGTTAAACCCGGCTCCACTTCGGTTGCAGTTACTATCTAAACATGAAGATTCCCGCCGGGTTTGCTTATGcaacctggcgtcacaacaatGATGGTCATCAACAGCTAATTGCTGTAGTATATACTGCAGCAGGTTGTGGAAAAACAATATGGCTTAACAGTTAAGAACTTATGAAAGTACAAGCCAAAACCAAGGAAACGTTTGAATCTGATTGCTGACAAAAGATTTTAGACAAGTAGGTAGAGAAAAACATCACGTTAACACCGTACGTGAAAGTTGCTAATCTGTTTCATAAGTCTCTTGGCttcgcgtgagagagagagagagagagagagagagagagagagagagagagagagagagagagagagagagagagagagagagatttgtttcaCGTCTCTTGGGTTTgcgagataaaagagagagagagagagatgatttgttTCACATGTCTCTTggcttcccgagagagagagagagagagagagagagagagagagagagagagatttgtttcaagtctcttggctgagagagagagagagagagagagagagagagagagagagagagagagagagagagagagagtttgtttcaCGTCTCCTGGCTTCatgagataaaagataaaaagagagagagagagagagagagagagagagagagagagagagagagagagagagagagatgatttgttTCACATGTCTCTTGActtcgccagagagagagagagagagagagagagagagagagagagagagagagagagag includes:
- the LOC136829372 gene encoding uncharacterized protein isoform X2; translated protein: MSEITVTDKLPSSCATQSVSSSMIRVSMSSAGEPPTSQSFTSFWIAGPGSPSTPVVGNPVANPVPSSDMGNLGGAGTNNTVPTNMSQDITTMANAVPHDDFANGLSEPQANQQPRQEPQAIVEVTPVDSGIEARLEPRLETHLETRLEPHLEPRLEARIESHMETQIEAIETRIETHLEPAQVDHQSQQSQSEISDGNAQACSSGAPAKYFAATVEEPDETVLEKKKIKVQRRRLSPSHREMIIDLVFNEKKTSREVARYMGLPQSTVMSVVQVFKKEHRIHKKTATGRKRRLTTAQEFQLFEMSRERDNISVDEIRNRFLQQYPEFGHISKTTIYRTLERGKKGLIGMDPPPERYLEPIERYILWGSKKRGRPKTVVSKTGDSESSNNHILLEPSVSIMEESGPIETSSVDKDISRQRRSLSIAEREMIISLFFNENRTIREVADFMHLAKSTVSSVVQVFKKEHRIQRKTSTGRKKKLSDDHEQMIMDILSQKEDITIEETRNRFLSLNPEVPNISKSTIYRIMENCQSKLRARSDMEVFVGVFVHSTDESPMVILTDMVMGVLNTKIEFMESVEELDHLKAEYGFTDSNIHYMTPSQFMMPGLIDTHIHASQFPNNGVAMDLPLLEWLQTYTFPTEANFSDTLFAREVYSKVVERLLRNGTTTAAYFGTIHLEGSKILADVVHDKGQRALIGKVNMMRNCPEYYREMSVQESIRDTEEFIRYVRGIQSPLVHPIVTPRFAPTCPEDQLASLGQLAAKYGCHIQSHLGETQPECNWVKELFPWAKSYTDVYDSMRLLSEKSVMAHCIWLTDDEIYILRERGVGVAHCPNSNISVRSGLCDIRRLLNHGLKVGLGTDCSGGYSASVLDALRQALQVSNVLALDRDQDYQRLTFKEAFRMATLGGAKVLNMEDKIGNFEIDKEFDCLLIDVSAPGTAVDVFSKDTIEDKIQKFLYTGDDRNIARVYVAGHRILDLHNKNLH
- the LOC136829372 gene encoding uncharacterized protein isoform X1, yielding MSEITVTDKLPSSCATQSVSSSMIRVSMSSAGEPPTSQSFTSFWIAGPGSPSTPVVGNPVANPVPSSDMGNLGGAGTNNTVPTNMSQDITTMANAVPHDDFANGLSEPQANQQPRQEPQAIVEVTPVDSGIEARLEPRLETHLETRLEPHLEPRLEARIESHMETQIEAIETRIETHLEPAQVDHQSQQSQSEISDGNAQACSSGAPAKYFAATVEEPDETVLEKKKIKVQRRRLSPSHREMIIDLVFNEKKTSREVARYMGLPQSTVMSVVQVFKKEHRIHKKTATGRKRRLTTAQEFQLFEMSRERDNISVDEIRNRFLQQYPEFGHISKTTIYRTLERGKKGLIGMDPPPERYLEPIERYILWGSKKRGRPKTVVSKQTGDSESSNNHILLEPSVSIMEESGPIETSSVDKDISRQRRSLSIAEREMIISLFFNENRTIREVADFMHLAKSTVSSVVQVFKKEHRIQRKTSTGRKKKLSDDHEQMIMDILSQKEDITIEETRNRFLSLNPEVPNISKSTIYRIMENCQSKLRARSDMEVFVGVFVHSTDESPMVILTDMVMGVLNTKIEFMESVEELDHLKAEYGFTDSNIHYMTPSQFMMPGLIDTHIHASQFPNNGVAMDLPLLEWLQTYTFPTEANFSDTLFAREVYSKVVERLLRNGTTTAAYFGTIHLEGSKILADVVHDKGQRALIGKVNMMRNCPEYYREMSVQESIRDTEEFIRYVRGIQSPLVHPIVTPRFAPTCPEDQLASLGQLAAKYGCHIQSHLGETQPECNWVKELFPWAKSYTDVYDSMRLLSEKSVMAHCIWLTDDEIYILRERGVGVAHCPNSNISVRSGLCDIRRLLNHGLKVGLGTDCSGGYSASVLDALRQALQVSNVLALDRDQDYQRLTFKEAFRMATLGGAKVLNMEDKIGNFEIDKEFDCLLIDVSAPGTAVDVFSKDTIEDKIQKFLYTGDDRNIARVYVAGHRILDLHNKNLH